From the genome of Prevotella herbatica, one region includes:
- a CDS encoding SusC/RagA family TonB-linked outer membrane protein — translation MSNSLKHFSGKHLLFSTVLVSAFTVGFPLVSRAGVDAVNTVQQSDVVKGHVLDAKGEPVIGATVKVKGAKSGVITDVDGNFVLTGVSGGELEISYIGYVTQIVSSKKGTPLKVVLKEDSKVLDEVVVVGFGTQKKLNLTGAVSVVTGDEIAARPVQNATQALQGLIPGLQISSSSGTLDATPNINIRGTGTIGEGSSGSPLILIDGMEGDLNTLNPQDIESISVLKDAAASSIYGSRAPFGVILVTTKKGGAGKVVVNYNNSFRWSSLIHGKHMMNSVDFAAWMNDADYNSGNGVFFDNDRMKQIVAYHNATPNGLGQRITADGQKLYAIGTSNGTSWQDGYGYGIDDVDWYDVVYKNTAFSQEHNASVNGGNQSFNYYASLNYLDNGGFMKMSEDTYKRYNGTAKINAELAKWITMSYSMRFTRTDYQRPSALTNGLYSDMARQGWPVLPLYDRNGYYYSSPSPALALATGGHDNTQEDTQYHQLGFKLEPIKNWVTHIDFNYRIMNADRHWDSQQTYNHDVSGQPVIYNTSSNVHEDLKKENYLNFQAYTEYSMSIAEKHNLHILGGFQTEQLKQTVFGLQRDGILDPSKPEVDLTSGLSYTGTPVTPSVNGARNQWQTAGFFGRFNYNYDERYLLEANLRYDGTSRFRTDNMWKLFPSVSMGWNIAREKFFESLSKNINTLKLRASYGSLGNQNTDNWYQTYQTITYSPFAGTYLQNGTNTNITGAPGLVSTSLGWETVESYNVGLDFGAFNNRLTGSFDYYVRNTKNMIGSAPELPSILGTSVPKTNNTDLRTNGWELQVSWRDVLQNGLAYGITVNLSDARTKITRYPNNPTNSIDTYIAGRYKNEIWGYETQGIAKSQSEMDAHLAVADQSSLGNNWGAGDIMYQDLNGDKKITSGARTLTDHGDLKVIGNSTPRYLVGLNLNASWKGFDISAFFQGVLKRDSWVGDSWNGLEYMFGATGSGRWWCSGITGVSDYYRDASSWSVANGYQSANTDAFLPRPTWSDKNVQCQSRYLVNAAYMRLKNLQIGYSLPKSIVSNWGITNLRVFFSAENLFTITSVPDQYDPETIGYDNKGNKNNGYPLSKTVAFGLNVTF, via the coding sequence ATGAGTAATAGTCTAAAGCATTTCTCCGGAAAACATTTGTTGTTTTCTACGGTTTTAGTTTCAGCCTTTACTGTCGGCTTTCCACTCGTTTCAAGAGCTGGTGTAGACGCAGTCAATACTGTTCAACAGTCCGACGTCGTTAAAGGACATGTTCTTGACGCCAAGGGCGAGCCTGTTATCGGTGCCACAGTGAAAGTTAAAGGCGCCAAGTCTGGAGTCATTACTGATGTTGATGGTAATTTCGTCTTGACAGGAGTAAGTGGTGGCGAACTTGAAATCTCTTATATTGGTTATGTGACACAAATTGTCAGTTCCAAGAAAGGTACCCCTTTGAAAGTAGTCTTAAAAGAAGATTCTAAAGTTCTTGATGAAGTTGTTGTCGTTGGATTTGGTACACAGAAAAAGTTAAATCTGACAGGTGCTGTAAGTGTTGTCACTGGTGATGAAATTGCTGCACGCCCTGTACAAAATGCAACGCAGGCACTTCAGGGCCTTATCCCTGGTTTGCAAATCTCTTCTAGTAGTGGTACATTGGATGCTACTCCTAATATTAATATTCGTGGAACAGGAACTATAGGTGAAGGTTCTAGTGGTTCTCCATTAATATTGATTGATGGTATGGAAGGTGATTTAAATACTCTAAATCCTCAGGATATAGAAAGTATTTCTGTACTTAAAGATGCTGCTGCTTCATCTATATATGGTTCTCGTGCTCCTTTTGGTGTAATACTCGTTACTACCAAAAAAGGTGGTGCTGGAAAAGTAGTCGTAAACTATAATAATAGTTTTAGATGGAGCTCTTTGATTCATGGAAAACACATGATGAATTCTGTTGATTTCGCAGCATGGATGAACGATGCCGATTATAATAGTGGTAATGGTGTCTTTTTCGATAACGACAGAATGAAACAGATCGTTGCGTATCACAATGCAACACCAAATGGTCTTGGACAGCGTATAACAGCTGATGGCCAGAAATTATATGCAATCGGTACTAGTAATGGTACTTCATGGCAGGATGGATATGGTTATGGAATTGATGATGTTGATTGGTATGATGTTGTTTATAAAAATACAGCATTCTCACAGGAACATAATGCAAGCGTAAATGGTGGTAATCAGAGCTTTAATTATTATGCTTCTTTAAACTATTTGGATAATGGTGGTTTTATGAAGATGAGCGAAGATACTTACAAACGTTACAACGGAACAGCTAAAATTAATGCAGAATTGGCAAAATGGATTACAATGAGTTATTCAATGCGCTTTACTCGTACAGACTATCAACGTCCTTCTGCATTAACAAATGGTTTGTATAGTGACATGGCACGACAGGGATGGCCAGTATTACCATTATATGATCGTAATGGATATTATTATTCTTCACCATCTCCAGCTTTAGCCTTGGCAACTGGTGGACATGATAATACTCAAGAGGATACTCAATATCATCAGTTAGGCTTTAAGCTTGAGCCAATTAAAAACTGGGTTACACATATTGATTTTAATTACAGAATAATGAATGCCGATCGTCATTGGGATTCTCAGCAAACATATAATCACGATGTATCTGGTCAACCTGTAATCTATAATACAAGCTCAAATGTGCATGAAGATCTTAAAAAGGAAAACTATCTTAACTTTCAGGCTTATACTGAATATTCAATGAGCATAGCCGAAAAGCATAATCTACATATCTTGGGTGGTTTCCAGACAGAACAGCTTAAACAAACTGTTTTCGGATTGCAGCGTGATGGTATTTTGGATCCTAGCAAACCAGAAGTTGACTTGACATCAGGACTTAGCTATACTGGTACTCCTGTAACTCCAAGTGTTAATGGTGCTCGTAACCAATGGCAGACAGCTGGATTCTTCGGACGCTTTAACTACAACTATGATGAGCGTTATCTTTTAGAGGCAAACCTTAGATATGATGGAACATCCCGTTTCCGTACTGATAATATGTGGAAATTATTCCCTTCTGTATCTATGGGTTGGAATATTGCCAGAGAAAAATTCTTTGAGTCACTATCAAAGAATATTAATACTTTGAAATTAAGAGCTTCTTATGGTTCTTTGGGTAACCAGAATACTGATAATTGGTATCAAACATACCAGACGATAACATATTCTCCTTTTGCAGGAACTTACTTACAGAATGGTACAAACACAAATATAACAGGTGCACCTGGTCTTGTTTCTACTTCTTTAGGTTGGGAAACTGTTGAAAGTTATAATGTTGGTCTTGATTTTGGAGCTTTTAATAATAGATTAACGGGTAGCTTTGACTACTATGTTCGCAATACAAAGAATATGATTGGTAGTGCTCCTGAATTACCTTCTATTCTTGGTACAAGCGTGCCAAAAACTAATAATACCGACTTACGTACAAACGGTTGGGAATTGCAGGTTAGTTGGCGTGACGTTTTGCAAAATGGTTTAGCTTATGGTATTACGGTTAACTTGTCTGATGCAAGGACAAAGATTACTCGTTATCCTAATAACCCTACAAATTCTATTGATACTTATATTGCTGGTCGTTACAAGAACGAGATATGGGGTTATGAGACACAAGGTATTGCGAAGAGCCAGAGTGAGATGGATGCTCATTTAGCTGTAGCTGACCAAAGCTCACTTGGTAATAATTGGGGTGCAGGTGATATTATGTACCAGGATTTAAATGGTGATAAGAAGATCACATCTGGTGCACGTACACTTACCGATCATGGAGATTTAAAAGTTATCGGAAATAGTACACCTCGTTATTTGGTAGGCTTGAATTTGAATGCAAGTTGGAAAGGCTTCGATATAAGTGCATTCTTCCAGGGAGTGTTGAAACGTGATTCTTGGGTAGGTGATTCTTGGAACGGTCTTGAATATATGTTTGGAGCTACGGGCAGTGGACGCTGGTGGTGCTCTGGCATAACTGGAGTATCAGATTATTATCGTGATGCAAGTTCATGGTCTGTTGCAAATGGATATCAAAGCGCAAATACAGATGCATTCCTTCCTAGACCAACTTGGAGTGACAAGAATGTTCAGTGTCAAAGTCGTTATTTAGTGAATGCAGCATACATGCGTTTAAAGAATTTGCAAATTGGTTACTCTTTACCAAAGTCAATAGTTTCAAATTGGGGAATAACAAATTTGCGTGTATTCTTCTCTGCTGAGAATCTGTTTACTATAACTAGTGTCCCTGATCAATATGATCCTGAGACAATTGGTTATGACAATAAAGGTAATAAGAATAATGGATACCCATTATCAAAGACTGTAGCTTTTGGACTTAATGTAACATTCTAA
- a CDS encoding glycoside hydrolase family 43 protein, whose amino-acid sequence MQIVGRGASKKFYPGEIWKDNNGVHINAHGGGVINYNSTYYWFGEYKSDTTSSAMVGVTCYSSKNLVDWTNRGVALAVSDDESSDIAKGCILERPKVVYNKKTKKFVMWFHLELKGNGYSAARYGVAVSNNVAGPYKYIHSGRVNPNIYPINMIGKDTVDVNSHYTDMMALKWWTPEWYDAIKKGLFVKRDLASGQMARDQTVFVDEDGKAYHIYSSEDNLTLQIAELTDDYTAHTGKYARMAISEMNEAPAVFKRNGVYWMITSGCTGWAPNKARLFTANNIMGPWKQLPNPCIGKGADLTFGGQSTYVLNVNGEFIFMADVWRPEHPSDARYIWLPIEFKNDKPIIEWRDSWSLSDFNK is encoded by the coding sequence ATGCAGATTGTCGGAAGGGGCGCATCTAAAAAGTTTTATCCTGGTGAAATTTGGAAGGACAACAATGGTGTCCACATCAATGCTCATGGTGGAGGTGTGATAAATTACAATAGTACATACTATTGGTTTGGTGAATACAAGTCTGATACAACCAGCTCGGCGATGGTTGGAGTAACTTGTTATTCTTCAAAAAACCTTGTTGATTGGACAAATCGTGGAGTGGCGCTTGCTGTATCTGACGATGAAAGCAGTGACATTGCTAAAGGATGTATATTGGAACGCCCAAAGGTTGTTTACAACAAGAAGACAAAGAAGTTTGTTATGTGGTTTCATCTCGAGTTAAAGGGGAATGGGTATTCTGCTGCTCGCTATGGTGTGGCAGTAAGTAACAATGTTGCTGGACCTTATAAGTATATTCATTCGGGACGAGTAAATCCTAATATCTATCCTATTAATATGATAGGTAAAGATACAGTTGATGTAAATTCTCATTACACCGACATGATGGCATTGAAGTGGTGGACTCCTGAATGGTATGATGCTATAAAGAAGGGTTTGTTTGTAAAAAGAGACCTAGCAAGCGGACAAATGGCACGTGATCAGACTGTTTTTGTTGATGAAGATGGAAAGGCTTATCACATCTATTCATCTGAAGATAATTTGACTTTGCAGATAGCAGAACTCACAGACGACTATACTGCTCATACTGGTAAATATGCTAGAATGGCTATTTCAGAAATGAATGAGGCTCCAGCTGTATTCAAGAGAAACGGTGTGTATTGGATGATTACAAGCGGATGCACAGGATGGGCACCAAACAAAGCTAGATTGTTTACTGCAAATAACATTATGGGACCATGGAAGCAGTTGCCAAATCCATGTATCGGTAAGGGAGCGGACTTAACATTTGGCGGCCAGAGCACCTATGTATTGAATGTGAATGGGGAATTCATCTTTATGGCTGACGTCTGGAGACCTGAGCATCCAAGTGATGCGAGGTATATTTGGTTGCCAATAGAGTTCAAAAATGACAAACCCATAATTGAGTGGCGCGATAGTTGGAGTTTGTCTGATTTTAATAAATAA
- a CDS encoding RagB/SusD family nutrient uptake outer membrane protein, whose product MKLYKIHILALAMSVGLVSCNDYLKQDPPSYLTPESFYTTESQVQAVANQFYQDVLPGHGAWDYGTYNNDNNTDNQTSWSPDNKFGTGLYKTSNTNGDWSWSNIRNINYQLNQILTKYKAGGISGSDVNIRQYIGEIYFMRAYCYFDLLKKFGDLPIITAPLADNEAILVAADKRQPCNEVARFIVSDLDSAVTYMKEDFESKHTRVSTDAALLFKSRVALFEGSWLTNFAGTPFVPQGTGWPGATKDYNKNYAYPSGSIDKEAQYFFQLAVDASEKVAEKYKNQLVTNTGKIPQSLSDANNPYFNIWGTTDCSNTPEVLLWRQYSTSLGVNNDVEVAVQAGDIGTGFTRSLIEGYLMKDGKPIYASDYQYCDTSLTQVATNRDPRLTIFLKVPGQTNCFKNMSSSEDHYVQVEPVPNIKSKTSETGYVTGYTIRKGGTFDRQLCGNGKSYNACEIFRATEALLNYMEAEYMLTNNLSSGRILEYWKIVRQKAGFSGAAIDPTVTIQATDMSKETRDWGAYTAGQLLTDKVLYNIRRERRSELLAEGLRGMDLQRWRSYDQLMTTPCHVEGFHLWNTPMQGWYTGLKGDGSSSSNVSSPNLSEYYRPLEVVMANNNFKDGLTWHMAHYLEPLPIRQFLLTASDHASIDQSPLYQNPYWPTTTDQPAEK is encoded by the coding sequence ATGAAACTATATAAAATTCACATACTAGCACTGGCAATGTCGGTAGGACTTGTTTCTTGTAATGATTATCTAAAGCAAGATCCACCTTCTTATCTTACTCCTGAGAGTTTTTATACTACGGAGTCTCAGGTTCAAGCAGTTGCAAACCAATTCTATCAAGATGTTCTTCCTGGACATGGTGCTTGGGATTATGGAACTTATAATAATGATAATAACACTGATAATCAGACTTCTTGGTCTCCAGATAATAAATTTGGAACTGGGTTGTATAAGACAAGTAATACGAATGGTGACTGGTCTTGGTCTAATATCAGAAACATAAATTATCAATTAAATCAGATATTAACTAAATATAAAGCAGGAGGTATTAGTGGCTCTGATGTAAATATTCGTCAGTATATTGGTGAAATATATTTTATGAGAGCTTATTGCTATTTTGATTTATTGAAGAAATTTGGCGACCTTCCTATTATTACAGCACCTTTGGCTGATAATGAGGCTATTCTTGTTGCAGCTGACAAACGTCAACCATGTAATGAGGTTGCTCGTTTTATAGTCAGTGATCTTGATTCAGCTGTAACTTACATGAAAGAAGACTTTGAATCTAAGCATACAAGAGTTTCTACAGATGCAGCATTGCTGTTTAAATCTAGAGTTGCTTTGTTTGAAGGTTCATGGTTGACAAACTTTGCTGGAACTCCTTTTGTTCCTCAGGGAACAGGCTGGCCTGGAGCTACAAAAGATTATAATAAAAATTATGCATATCCTTCTGGCTCTATAGATAAAGAGGCGCAGTATTTCTTCCAGTTGGCTGTTGACGCATCAGAAAAGGTAGCTGAAAAGTATAAGAACCAATTGGTTACTAATACAGGAAAGATACCTCAATCATTATCCGATGCTAATAATCCATATTTCAATATATGGGGCACAACCGACTGTTCAAACACACCAGAGGTTTTATTGTGGAGACAATATAGTACTTCTCTGGGTGTGAATAATGATGTAGAGGTTGCTGTGCAGGCTGGAGATATCGGTACAGGTTTCACTCGTAGCTTGATAGAAGGTTACTTGATGAAAGATGGTAAACCTATTTATGCATCTGATTATCAATATTGTGACACATCGTTGACACAAGTTGCTACAAACCGCGATCCACGCCTTACAATCTTCCTTAAGGTGCCAGGACAGACCAACTGTTTTAAAAACATGAGTTCTTCTGAGGATCATTACGTTCAAGTTGAGCCAGTGCCTAATATTAAAAGTAAAACAAGTGAGACAGGTTACGTAACTGGATATACTATTCGTAAGGGTGGTACTTTTGATAGACAATTATGTGGTAATGGTAAAAGTTATAATGCATGTGAAATATTCCGTGCAACAGAAGCTTTACTTAATTACATGGAAGCAGAGTATATGCTTACTAATAATTTGAGTTCTGGTAGAATATTGGAGTATTGGAAAATCGTTCGTCAAAAAGCTGGATTCTCTGGCGCAGCTATTGATCCTACTGTAACGATTCAAGCTACCGATATGAGTAAAGAAACAAGGGATTGGGGTGCTTATACTGCCGGTCAATTGTTAACAGATAAGGTTTTATACAATATACGTCGTGAGCGTCGCAGTGAACTTCTTGCAGAAGGACTCCGCGGTATGGATTTGCAACGTTGGCGTTCTTATGATCAATTGATGACTACTCCTTGCCATGTTGAAGGCTTCCACTTGTGGAATACTCCTATGCAAGGTTGGTACACTGGTCTTAAGGGTGACGGTTCTTCAAGTTCTAATGTATCTTCTCCAAATTTGAGTGAATACTACAGACCTTTGGAGGTCGTTATGGCTAACAATAACTTTAAGGATGGATTAACATGGCACATGGCTCATTATCTTGAACCATTGCCTATACGTCAGTTCTTACTTACTGCATCAGACCATGCATCAATAGATCAGTCTCCGTTGTATCAGAATCCATATTGGCCTACAACAACTGATCAACCTGCCGAAAAATAG
- a CDS encoding SusC/RagA family TonB-linked outer membrane protein, protein MSIINMNYDFKNRATCSFMFVAISLISPFSIKAKAVVSPNINAVEQHQTLHVTGTVVDSNGESVIGATVRIIGEKQATITDMDGKFRIDAPAGAVLQISSIGYEPQKAKVSSSPLRVTMVDNSTMLKDVQVVAYGTQKKVTVTGAISGIKGSELLKTPVGSITNMLSGAVSGLSSIQYSGEPGADAASVLVRGKATWADSSPLIQVDGVERDFNEIDPNEVESITVLKDASATAVFGVRGANGVILVTTKRGKEGKAHISVSTSASVIIPTNMLKLANSYEYGSYYNQMLKNDAADTKTPFSSEIMQKFKDHSDPIRFPDTDWIDYCFKNAALQTQHNVNISGGTEKVKYFVSMGAYTQDGLFKQQSLPYDFNFKYRRFNYRANLDFELTKATTLSVNIGGRVDNKNTPYSGEDNNQLFRHLYWATPFSSPGIVDGKYVMSATNYDDYQLPFVGASGLGAYYGLGYMASSTNTLNADIILNQKLDFITEGLSMKIKGSYNSDYTVTKQRSSSAATYNPVLQPDGSIEYRKNGTNSQLGYGEAFGKGRNWYMEASLDYGHSFGLHHVGGLLLYNQSKRYYPSQYSDIPTGYVGLVGRVTYDWNNRYMAEFNAGYNGSENFDPDKRYGFFPAGSVGWIASEEPFFKNLKDVVSYFKIRGSWGLVGNDKVGGDRFMYTSDPYGIGGGYNFGTNVSSNKPGSYEGQKHNKNVTWETSFKQDYGVDMNFLGNRLKATFDYYYEKRKDILLQNMTAPTVLGFTLPYANLGKVDSWGYELTLKWGDNITDKFRYWIEGNLSYNQNEIKEMYEAPQNYDYMYRKGHRIGSRDIRQFWGLYDETADARYYSQYGKHIAEHSGGLLPGDCVYVDLNGDGVIDANDASYSLGHTDDPEYILGLNLGFSWKNIEVSTQWTGAWNVSRMLDETFRQPLGDTGNKGLLKYQYDNTWTPENPDPDSKYPRATMVHASNNYAGSTLYEVNASYLRLKSMQIAYNFDFPFMHQIGMNQCSLALSGYNLLTFTSFKWGDPESRTSDRPSYPLTRSFALTLKLGF, encoded by the coding sequence ATGTCAATAATTAATATGAATTATGATTTTAAAAATCGCGCAACTTGTTCATTCATGTTTGTCGCGATTAGTCTGATTTCGCCTTTCTCAATAAAAGCTAAGGCTGTTGTTTCTCCTAATATCAATGCAGTGGAACAGCATCAGACATTACATGTAACAGGTACTGTTGTAGACAGTAATGGCGAAAGTGTTATTGGCGCCACAGTACGAATAATAGGGGAAAAACAAGCCACTATTACCGATATGGACGGAAAGTTCAGGATTGACGCGCCTGCTGGTGCCGTGCTTCAGATCTCTTCGATTGGCTATGAACCACAGAAAGCTAAAGTTTCTTCAAGCCCTTTACGTGTTACAATGGTGGACAATTCAACTATGTTGAAAGACGTACAGGTTGTTGCTTATGGAACACAGAAGAAAGTTACTGTCACTGGTGCTATTTCTGGCATAAAAGGGTCTGAATTGTTGAAGACACCAGTAGGCTCTATCACCAATATGCTTTCAGGTGCAGTTTCAGGTTTGTCTTCTATCCAATATTCAGGCGAACCAGGAGCTGATGCAGCCTCTGTCCTTGTACGTGGTAAAGCAACATGGGCAGATTCTTCTCCTTTGATACAAGTTGATGGAGTTGAAAGAGATTTCAATGAAATAGACCCGAATGAAGTTGAGAGCATAACGGTGTTGAAGGATGCTTCTGCTACGGCTGTTTTTGGTGTTAGAGGTGCTAATGGTGTAATCCTTGTTACTACTAAAAGAGGTAAGGAAGGAAAAGCGCATATTTCTGTATCAACATCTGCAAGTGTTATCATTCCTACGAATATGTTGAAGCTGGCTAATTCTTATGAATATGGTAGCTATTATAACCAAATGCTTAAGAACGATGCAGCTGATACAAAAACACCTTTCTCAAGTGAGATTATGCAGAAGTTTAAGGATCATTCTGATCCAATCAGATTTCCGGATACCGATTGGATAGACTATTGCTTTAAAAATGCGGCTTTGCAAACACAGCATAATGTTAATATTTCAGGAGGTACAGAGAAAGTGAAATATTTCGTGTCAATGGGTGCTTATACTCAGGACGGACTATTTAAACAGCAGTCTTTACCTTATGATTTTAACTTTAAGTATCGTCGATTTAACTATCGTGCAAACTTAGACTTTGAATTAACAAAGGCAACTACATTGTCTGTGAATATAGGTGGTAGAGTTGACAATAAAAATACTCCATATTCAGGCGAAGACAACAATCAGTTGTTCCGACATTTATATTGGGCAACACCATTCTCTAGTCCTGGTATCGTAGATGGAAAGTATGTCATGTCTGCTACTAACTATGATGATTATCAGTTGCCATTTGTTGGTGCAAGTGGTCTTGGTGCATACTATGGTTTGGGCTATATGGCATCAAGTACCAATACTCTTAATGCTGATATTATCTTAAATCAGAAATTAGACTTTATAACAGAAGGTCTTTCCATGAAAATAAAAGGTTCATATAATAGTGATTATACTGTTACTAAGCAACGCAGTAGTAGTGCTGCTACGTATAATCCGGTATTGCAGCCTGATGGTTCAATTGAATACAGAAAGAATGGTACGAATTCTCAGTTAGGTTATGGAGAAGCATTTGGTAAGGGGCGTAACTGGTATATGGAGGCTAGTCTTGATTATGGTCATTCTTTTGGACTTCACCATGTCGGAGGTTTATTGCTGTATAATCAGTCAAAGAGATATTACCCATCACAGTATTCTGATATTCCTACAGGCTATGTAGGCCTTGTTGGACGTGTAACATACGACTGGAATAATAGATATATGGCAGAATTTAATGCAGGTTACAACGGCTCAGAGAACTTTGACCCAGATAAGCGTTATGGTTTCTTTCCTGCAGGTTCTGTTGGTTGGATAGCAAGTGAAGAACCATTCTTTAAGAATTTGAAGGATGTTGTGTCTTATTTTAAGATAAGAGGTTCATGGGGACTCGTTGGTAATGATAAAGTAGGTGGTGACCGTTTTATGTATACCTCAGACCCTTATGGAATCGGAGGAGGATACAACTTCGGAACAAATGTATCAAGTAACAAACCTGGATCTTATGAAGGGCAGAAACATAACAAGAATGTAACTTGGGAAACATCATTCAAGCAGGACTATGGTGTAGATATGAATTTCTTAGGCAATCGCCTTAAAGCTACATTTGATTATTATTACGAAAAGAGAAAGGATATTCTTCTGCAGAATATGACTGCTCCTACAGTGTTGGGATTCACACTTCCATACGCTAACCTTGGAAAAGTTGATAGTTGGGGATATGAACTTACATTGAAATGGGGTGATAACATCACAGACAAATTTCGCTATTGGATAGAAGGCAATCTTTCTTATAATCAAAATGAGATAAAAGAAATGTATGAGGCGCCTCAGAACTATGATTACATGTACCGAAAAGGTCACCGTATAGGTTCTAGAGATATACGTCAATTCTGGGGACTTTATGATGAGACCGCAGATGCGCGTTATTATTCACAATATGGTAAACACATAGCCGAGCATTCTGGTGGTTTATTACCTGGCGATTGTGTGTATGTAGACTTAAACGGGGATGGTGTTATTGATGCCAATGATGCTTCATATAGTTTAGGACATACAGACGATCCTGAATATATATTAGGTCTAAACTTAGGCTTTTCATGGAAAAATATTGAGGTGTCAACTCAATGGACTGGAGCATGGAACGTTAGTCGTATGCTTGATGAAACATTCCGTCAGCCTTTAGGAGATACAGGAAATAAGGGTTTGCTTAAGTATCAATACGACAATACGTGGACACCAGAAAATCCAGATCCTGATTCAAAATACCCACGTGCAACAATGGTTCATGCGTCAAATAACTATGCAGGTTCTACTCTTTATGAAGTCAATGCAAGTTACTTGCGTCTTAAGAGTATGCAGATTGCTTATAATTTTGATTTTCCATTTATGCACCAAATTGGTATGAATCAGTGCAGTCTGGCCCTCAGTGGATATAATTTGCTAACATTTACTAGTTTCAAGTGGGGAGATCCAGAATCAAGAACAAGTGATCGTCCTTCATATCCATTGACAAGGTCGTTTGCTTTGACACTTAAATTAGGATTCTAA